The Pseudonocardia broussonetiae DNA segment GCGGGAGCAGGGAGCCCGCGCGGGGGCACGGAGGCCTCGCGGGAGCAGGGAGGCCGCGCGGGAACGCGAACGGCGCGCGGGAGCACGGACGGCGCGCGGGAACACGAACGGCGCGCGGGAGCACGGAGGCTGCGCGGGAACGCGGGTCAGCCGCGCGGGGGCACGGAGGCCTCGCGGGAGCACGGACAGCGCGCGGGAGCCCGGACGCCGCGGGACCACCACGGCCCCGCGGGAAGGCGGACAACGCGCGGGAAGGCCGGTGGGGGGAGGTCGCTACGCTGGACTCTTCCGTTCGTCCCCGCAGTCCAGGAGTACAACCCCGTGGCCAGCTCGCCCAGTTCCGCCAAGATCGAGACCATCGTCGCGCTCGCTAAGCGCCGCGGATTCGTCTTCGCCTCCGGCGAGATCTACGGCGGTACGCGGTCGGCGTGGGACTACGGGCCCCTGGGTGTGGAGCTCAAGGAGAACATCAAGAAGCAGTGGTGGCGGACCGTCGTCACCGGCCGCGACGACGTCGTGGGCCTCGACTCCTCGGTCATCCTGCCCCGCCAGGTGTGGATCGCGTCCGGGCACGTCGGCGTGTTCACCGACCCGCTGGTGGAGTGCCAGAGCTGCCACAAGCGGTTCCGGGCCGACCAGCTGGCCGAGGAGTACGTGGAGCGCACCGGCAAGGCGGCGACCGAGGAGGACCTCTCCGACGTCCCGTGCCCCAACTGCGGCACGCGCGGTCAGTACACCGAGCCGCGCGACTTCAACATGATGCTCAAGACGCACCTCGGCCCGATCGAGACCGAGGAGGGCCTGCACTACCTGCGGCCCGAGACCGCGCAGGGCATCTTCGTCAACTTCCTCAACGTGCAGACGACCTCGCGCAAGAAGCCGCCGTTCGGCATCGGCCAGATGGGCAAGAGCTTCCGCAACGAGATCACGCCCGGCAACTTCATCTTCCGCACGCGCGAGTTCGAGCAGATGGAGATGGAGTACTTCGTCGAGCCCGGCACCGACGAGGAGATCCACCAGTACTGGATCGACCAGCGCACCGACTGGTACGTCGACCTCGGCATCGCCCGCGAGAACCTGCGCCACTACGAGCACCCCAAGGAGAAGTTGAGCCACTACTCGAAGCGCACCGTCGACATCGAGTACAAGTTCCACTTCCAGGGGCAGGAGTGGGGTGAGCTCGAGGGCATCGCCAACCGCACCGACTTCGACCTCACGACGCACAGCAACCACTCGGGCGTCGACCTGTCGTTCTACGACCAGGCCTCGGGCACCCGCTACAAGCCGTACGTGATCGAGCCCGCGGCGGGCGTCGGCCGCTCGATGATGGCGTTCCTCATCGAGGCCTACTCCGAGGACGAGGCGCCCAACGCGAAGGGCGGGGTCGACAAGCGCGTCGTGCTGCGCCTGG contains these protein-coding regions:
- a CDS encoding glycine--tRNA ligase, which encodes MASSPSSAKIETIVALAKRRGFVFASGEIYGGTRSAWDYGPLGVELKENIKKQWWRTVVTGRDDVVGLDSSVILPRQVWIASGHVGVFTDPLVECQSCHKRFRADQLAEEYVERTGKAATEEDLSDVPCPNCGTRGQYTEPRDFNMMLKTHLGPIETEEGLHYLRPETAQGIFVNFLNVQTTSRKKPPFGIGQMGKSFRNEITPGNFIFRTREFEQMEMEYFVEPGTDEEIHQYWIDQRTDWYVDLGIARENLRHYEHPKEKLSHYSKRTVDIEYKFHFQGQEWGELEGIANRTDFDLTTHSNHSGVDLSFYDQASGTRYKPYVIEPAAGVGRSMMAFLIEAYSEDEAPNAKGGVDKRVVLRLDRRLAPVKAAVLPLSRNADLSPKARDLAAQLRKNWNIEFDDAGAIGRRYRRQDEIGTPFCITVDFDTLNDEAVTIRERDSMAQERVALDQVEGYLATRLLGC